One window of the Camelina sativa cultivar DH55 chromosome 1, Cs, whole genome shotgun sequence genome contains the following:
- the LOC104792600 gene encoding uncharacterized protein LOC104792600, whose protein sequence is MSVLIGASDNNAVYSPCSDTQISKGDGFTIGLAISSREAFFLDQVQLSPCDSRLGLAAKMAQLALFRPKVDEISLLSIDTSKFNPSKAGGYMVGFAGSKYAARSYPVKVADESNTITAFTLVMEFQKGVLQNLFWKSFGCDMCKGGTSSVC, encoded by the exons atgAGTGTTTTGATTGGAGCATCGGACAACAACGCGGTGTACAGTCCATGTTCAGACACTCAAATAAGCAAAGGAGATGGTTTCACCATTGGTCTTGCCATCTCTAGCAGAGAAGCTTTCTTCCTTGACCAAGTCCAGCTTTCCCCTTGCGATTCTCGTCTCGGTTTAGCTGCGAAAATGGCACAGCTCGCGCTTTTTAGACCTAAGGTGGATgagatctctcttctctccatcGACACAAGTAAGTTTAACCCG AGTAAAGCAGGAGGATACATGGTGGGATTTGCGGGCTCAAAATACGCAGCAAGATCGTATCCTGTGAAGGTCGCAGATGAAAGCAACACAATCACAGCTTTCACACTG GTAATGGAATTTCAGAAGGGAGTGTTGCAAAATCTGTTCTGGAAGAGCTTCGGATGTGATATGTGCAAAGGAGGAACTTCGTCCGTGTGT